The Microplitis mediator isolate UGA2020A chromosome 10, iyMicMedi2.1, whole genome shotgun sequence genomic sequence cgtgaaacttggggcaaaatgaaccactcaaaaattctaaaagaaaatgtatttcatagtattataacctagtcatgattaatttaatagaaatatcattttttggttaattatatggatttggattaaaatagagcatttgaaaaagttaaaaaaaccaaaaatcaattttctacagaagtgaaaaaatgactcgtattatatcaaaaaatcggtctgtcagatgaccctgtgggccagccccaaaacttcccgctgttttcaagctcgttgagctcgaaaacattattgtgaatacattttcgagctcttcgagctcgaaaatacttttgtatgccattgttttgtaaaaaaccattttttagcatttctttctcccacgatatctcgcgaacgaattaaccgattttgatggttgaggcggcaatcgacgtgttttatcaagttctaaagctgatcaaattttgaaatcgatttatcgagtcgtttttgagaactttcgaaaaaaccaaaaaaaaatttttttttgaactctttcgtcaacggtttctcttgaacgaatgaaccgattttgatggttgaggtggcattcgacgcggcttatagagttttagagctgattagattttggaataaatccatcgagcaaattaaaagttatccaaataaaacatttttgaaaaaattttatttttgaaatatctctgaacgcaccctaccgattaagttcaaatttttacggcctcaagacattaacaagccgcgtcgaatgacacctcaacgatcaaaatcggttcatccgttcaagagttatgaatatttacatacatacatacgtacgtacgtacgtacgtacacacatacatacactcggacatcatcgtgaaattagtcaggatagcttcctaggacctcgaaacgtcgacatctgatggaaattcgattttcgtaaatcggaccgaaaccaataacttcccgaatttttgaaaatttacaattttcttagcgggaagttaaaaaggttatttcgagtaatattaaagtacatacagttgttaaagagaaaaatataaacatttattacgcgggaaatttttttacaattaaaaaaaaaaattttttttttcattttttttcggagggggccgtcttgccccaaaaaaaaaaaaatttttttcaggagcttcaccaaaattttggtgaattgagttcaagttggacaagagtaaatcgacttgatggttaaaagccacaaataataataaccggcttaggtgggccgtcttgccccggtctcccctatacAGAAAACAGTGATTTCGACTCAGAGAATAATCTCGAAGCAAACATAAAATACAATTctgatgatttattttattcaaaaaatgaatgataaacAAACTTAGGATTAAATTTgctagaaaaatataaagaacaGTTTGTTTTAGGGGCGAAAGAATCTAAAAAGTCAaggttattatatttttagaaattcacacgttgaaataaattcctgcaacaggattttatcctgttgctcccacaggactgcgtcctgttgcagcacctatttttatttccgtgcacataattttatcttagatttgaacgaaagaataaacaaaatatccatttttgaatttttggtacAGGTGCAATCAAAAACCTCTCATTTCTACCAAAAATTACTCCTgctttattaaaaagtaagtagtaattgaaaaaaaaaaaaaaaaaagaaatcctTCGTTCAGATCCTAGtgtttactataaaaaaagtgTTCATAGTTTAGGCGAAATCGGTCCTATGGTTTCCGAGAAATTTTGACTACcgacttgaaaaaaaagttttgagaaaaacgtgattaaagttttttttttttttaatttgttttaaactTACATGGAATCGTCGATTACAGCTCCATAAAACAACTCTCCTGCAGCTGCTGTATGATCCAAAGCATTATTTTGCTCCGACCTACGATGAATTCTTTCCTCTTGAACGGTCTAGGTTTCGCGATTTGCTTTCAATATGCTCTTAACgacttccgaaaaattttgatgactcTAAATTTTCTGACAGCATTTCTTATAAATTGTAGTAGGGGAGTctggggcacgaaggcccccttaagccggttttttctttttgtggcttttaaccatcaaattCGTATATTTTCTGTCTATTTCGGAAGAATcagtcgaaattttgaaaaaaaatcgaataaaattttttttttctggggcaCAAAGGCCCCCTTCCCAaaacataagaaaaaaaaaaaattttttttattttccgtcaagttatgacctctataatgtttttatcatattttaggccAATGTATGATATGAAAGGTAAAATAGaccactcaaaaaaaatttttttcgttacaatttttttaacaaattattgACCACAAAATTGATagcaattttgttttttttttttttatttatttattcggtaacaattattaaatattatacattTTCATAATTCAACAATAGacatatcatttttaattagattATGTGATGTGATCATCAATTGTAGATAGATAAATTTCTTCaaacaattaatatatatattacggtagctcgaaaaaaaagtcatgCTTGACAATGATGTTTGACTTTTTACTTTCAcccttcaaaaagttattagagtAGATGGTGAGAAAAAGAAATTCTCTCCAGGTTCAagctttgaaaatttcaaaattttgccgCGTCTtcataaatttcttattttaaggTGAAATCGTTagaaaataacttattttttgtgtacacggaaagaaaattatgggaagttttcctatgcattatgggaatggttcccataatggtatgggaatagtacctatactactataggaatggttcccatatattatgggaaccatccccataatagtatgagaatagttcccataccattatgggaatggttcccataccattatgggaatggttcccataatattatggaaaccattcccatatcattatgggaaccattcccataatggtatgggaatcattcctatactattatgggaatggttcctatattggtataggaactattcctatattattatgggaactattcccataatgttatgggaaccatccctataagatcataaaattttttttttgcacaatagtgtagaaatttcccaaaatttgcattttcttgaatgttttgtgctgacaaaaaattcttgttaaaaattttaatgtttttttttgccaaatacgattttttttttcaatgtttgaatttttgtctttatgtttaataatatttctgtgtattgtagaagtgattaccacacttctttaaattaattttttcatgataatatgggaaccattcccataatattatgggaatggttcctataatagtatgggaactattcccataatattatgggaatgattcccataatagtataggaaccattccaattgcattatgggaatcattcccataatattatgggaatagttcccatactattataggaaccattcccataatattatgggaatggttcctataatattatagaaagtattcctttaaattataggaaccattcctataattataggaactattcctataattatgggaaacattcctataattataggaaccgttcccataatttatggtcgtaattcctatgatggtataggaaaaaatttcacagaattatgggaaccgctgccataattttctttccgtgtagtaatttttgcatttcaaaataaaaaatcggtctaccggttgaccctgcgggccagcccaaaaactttccgctgttttcgagctcaagaacctcgaaaacatttttgtaaatacattttcgagctcctcgaagTTAATCTCAAAATCACACGACAAGGAAAAGTATTCATTGAAAGTGTATCTAATTTATTCGATtaaaaacatgaaaatttttttattttgtgccAACGGGTGATTGagaattttcgaatttgatataccttattaaaaaatcgatCATTTTAACAACACACAATATCAATCAACGGATGTATGAGTCAAACAACAGAACAcgcaatatttaatttctcagTTCAAGGGCAGAAAATGGAATATACAACGTTATAAagtaatacaataaaaaaattaaatgattttttgctcaaattcatgatcaaaaattaaataattttgtaagaaatcaaaatttttacagtatataaTTTGGTAATATCGGATGTTCTACACATCGGACACTTAGAGAATCTCTCCACTGATTTTTGATCTAAATTGGATTTAAAATAGTAGATTAAAACGCCAAACTTTGACTCAATTATGCAAGAAACCCTGTTCTCTAGAACCCGTCTTCAATAAGTATTTTGAATATCCGTTAATCACTTAAATGACATTGAGTAAAATCAATGAATGAATATAGTCTTACAAGTCACGCAATATTAaaacaatacaaataattaaacccGTGTTTCAGCAAAAACAGTTTGTTTATTGTACAATAACAATTTTCGCCGTAGTTTAATTCGtctaatttctaatttttgtaAACGTCTGTCAGATAATTCCGTCATTTTTTTGAACagtatttcgaaaataaaaacagtCATTGTCCACATTAAACTCAATGTACCGAAAAGATAAACTATCCAAAAATCTTCAAACTGTAATTGATCGAATCCACTTTTATATGATTCGATTCTAGCAgctaatttcttttttctagttatttctcTATAACGCTCAAAGCGTTCGGCGTAATCAATGTGACCGGTTTCAAAAAGATTCATTGCTGCCTTAtcgattttgtttttcaaactCCAATGTTTACGACTCATGAACACGTTGTACGATTTGAATAATAAGTCTTTCGATATGTACAGATCGTTGTTTATCGCAAAGTCGCGAAACTTGTAAGCAAATATACAAGCAGCTGAAGAATCTCTCGTAACAgatgttaaatttattccaaGTTCCCAATTATCTCTCGGATCTGAATATTCTCTAATAATGGCAAAGTAGCATCTATTAAAGTCATACATATATTGTTCATACAAGTATTTCTTATCAGGATCACTTGACCATATTTGTGTGTCAGCTATAAAATCGCGGATGCTATTGTCGAGGAAAACTTTATAGTTATGTGAATGTAAATCATCTAAATTTTCGACCCTCCGGTAACTCGGTTTTGCCAGCAACGCCATGAGTTGACCCTCTAATGCCGGATTAAACATCAACATAAATAAAGATGcggataaaaaagtaatacgCACGAATAAACGTTCTATGGGTGTCCTCATCCCCATATTCAGTACCAATAACAAGATATCGAATAAGGTTtcgataaaattgaatttattattgactaaaataagtataaaaatactaattagaATAATAATCGATAGTATCATAGTTTGATAGCTGAACATATTGTCAACTACTTGATCAAGAATTGGAATAGTACGCGAGTTTGTTGCTATCGTGAAGCCTTCTTCCGAGTATAGAGGAATAATATCGAGATATTCATAATAAAGTAGATCGAGTGGTTTTAAATCTATCCATAaatcgaaattattattattaaataatttgttactTCTGTCAGAATCTGGTGTCAATCTATTGACGAAATTGTAGTTTATCACCGGAGTGACATTTAACATTGAAAATATGTTGTCAAAAACGAAATATGGGTTTCCGACTTGCGATCTGAATGCTTCAGGTGTGAATTCGTTTGATGAAATACTATATAGAGAAGGAATTTCTGAACGACGTGCACGACCTTTTACTGGATAACCGTCCAGAATTCGAGTTTTGTCAAAATGATAACTTTGACATGATTCCGAATctgtaagaaaaattcaacatttaacatcaaaataataataaattgaatgcAGAACCCTACcgtttttaaatgtctgcctATACAATGTCCATCGATTATCACTCGTTTTCTTCTTAACTCTAGTCCACGGTTCCGGCGCTCTATCAGTGTAGGGGTTAAATGTATACACCATCGTAGTTTTGTTGACTTGATCTCGACAAATGTAAAATGATCCAAGGGCTTCAATATCCCACACCATTCTCAGTACTTCCATTGCCTTTCCACAGTTTTTACCAACAACGAAAACCAATGACTCGACGTTCCAAATAATCGACGACTTTATTTCGTGAAGAAGAGCTTTTAGTTTTCTACCAGATTCTGCTGATACAATGTACGAGGGATGATTTGGATAGTACCATTTCATCACAGTTGACTCGAAATCATTATCGATTGTTACAATGGACGCGTTGACCACTTCgtttattgaaatttcgaaCATGATGTCAATTAAGTCAACAGTTATTACCGCAGGGTTTAACTTATCAGAAAAGCACAGCTCAAGTAGTTGTTTCTGTTTTAAAATTGGACAATCATTATATActcaaacaaattaattatgcatatatatatgcgTATCAAATATGAATTACCGTTTCattgtgaaaaatttccaaatcaGTTGGCGCTGCATCACTTTTATCAATATTGTTATACACAATGAAATTCACAGACAAAcacaaaataacaattttattccacATTTTATgggatttattaaattatgagatgttcgaaaattttcaaataatctgAACTTAGAATGAATTTATtgctttaattttaagtaaatcgcggaaaaaattaaatcgttgcACAGAATAAAAAGATATTTTGGAGCAAGAGAAAATTTACATTCTgaaatgaaaacgaaaattttcttggagcattatattttatctcaccccaaaaaattttctcttgtctcaataaaattttttttcgctccaagaaaattttcggttttcattcttaatgcaaaaaattttgtacggcaagtaaaatttttcgcgccaagaaatcttttcCTTCTGTGTGAATGCGCAAATAGCATTCATGAAACTGAAGATCGGAACATTTTTtggtcaacaaaaaaaaaaaaaaaacaaaaaattggaATGTAAAAACTCTACTTGATGACTAGATTACTGAGATATTTCGCATATAGATGCTGGTATGTCGGCCGAAAATTTTAGGCCACCCCAAACCGGAACTACTTCTTAAGCAGCCGGATTACACAAATGTTAATATTGTCGCTGcgcaaaaaacgttccgatcttcaggtacatataGCATTCGTGTCCATCCACTTCAACTTACTGCTCATAACTGACAACTCAATAGTATCATTCGCTGGAATATCTACTTCATTAGTTGTTAAGGATACGTGTCCATACGTGAGGATCTCTTCGATTTTTTGTGCGCGCCAATGAGTCCTCGAGAAGTATATGACGCATGCTATTAAACGTATAATGTATTAGCATCACACTCATATACTTATTATagcaaaacaaataaatttatattacatagtATTCGATTTACAGATGAATAACTTAAAGATTCATTTATTCCCAGCATCATTACTCATAAAAattgtcttaaaaaaatatttgcctAGAACTGGGCGCTacgaattcaaaaatatgGACCGCAAGTCCAGTAATcattacatatttttctttcgaatggatgtatattttttttgcaacgtTTAAAGTTGCTTGTTACTGGTGAAAAGCACTTTCATTTATTAGCAAACTATTGATTAACAGAAATGTAGAGACTGGGGCATGACGGCACCACTAAAGCGAGTAATTATTTGTTGTGGCTTTTAAAATACcggttacaaatttttttgttattacaaaaatttatcatttttttacgatagtaaaaaaagaaagttcATGTAGGACTTTAAATATGAGtgaattttgagtaaaaaaaaaattttttttaaacattgtGACGTGtcgattttatattattacaattaagtCTTCAGTCATTccgttggaaaaattttatccaaatTCCACGAATTTCATCGCGGTTCGAAGACAAAACTCATGACGATGCATGATACTCAGGCCACGATGTTGTTCGCCAGAGTAACCTGTGATGCGATGTTgcgatatttaatttttgaatttcattgtACTCTGAATGAAAATCCAGAGCAGCTAGTCAGTCGATGAACATcttcccgactagaatttcttcctgatttgcctgaagtaccataaggaccttgTCAGGataatataaggtttgccttattagagcaaacctgacaagttccttgtcaggaccttatcaggatatcctttttaaaaaaaagttatttgccatcgggtccacctgacgagttcctgatcaggacctcgtcaggatatccttattcaaaaatagtTATCCCATTCctttaaaaattccatttacaggttaaaaattaaacaaagtacaaaagaatattctataaaaatcACCTCAATCATTGcagcacagattttttacttcttcatcagttattctttgacatcataatgaatattatatttacactttcaaaATCACATGTTTATGTCAgcacagtggatagcatcgaggactttgaatAGGAAGGACGCAgattcgagcccagcagtcatcgggattttttcatcaataaaaaatatgtttactccgtctaattaatgctcttatgacaatagataacattctcgatcgaattaaaattctcttatttttttttgcaatttagtatttttttaaaaataattactgataaGGTAATCTTGATAAGGTTTggtgaggatatcctggtaaggttCTGATAAGAcaatcccgataaggacctcatgggtcttaagcgttacatccatttcaggatcctcgtcaggataccctgatcgggaccttatttgaaataaggttaacctgATAAGGACTTCCTCAGgtccttatgaaaaattctagtcgggttaGGCCCCCGCCGTATGTCCGGAGATCAACAGGcttcaatcaaattttaaattttcaaaatatattcatcTTCTTATAATTTGAATGATTTATTCTACTCCTCAAACTCTACAAAATTCCTCAAAATTTAAGAGAGCTCAGCAACGGGTGCACCTTGGGTCGATTGATACCCTTACACCGCGTAAGTACTCaccttttaatttttcgtgaAACTGGATTTTGAATGCAACAACATATTTCTCAAGCCGGATTTTTACTACATTTTACCTTCGTTCCGGAAAAGATCTCATTAGAAACCAATAGCTCCATAAGAATCAAAAAACGTTCACAAAAAGTTACAAATTCGAGATTTGTGCGACATTCTATATAACTTACGGAAAATAGTAAATAACCATGAATTCCTACAGGTCCTGAAGGATTTTGAAATACTAATTAATCTAAACACATTTCATTTGCTATAAATTGAAAGAATTACTGACCACAAAATTGATAGcgatttcgttttttttttctatttatttattaagtaacaattatcaaatattatacATTTTCATAATTCAACAACAgacatataattttcaaatagatTATGTGATGTGCTCATCAATTGTAGATAGATAAATTTGTTCAAACAAttaatacatataaatatatatattagggtgatccaaaaaataacaaactttttttttttcttccaaacaggttcaaaagtttcatttagataaaaaaagacgcctgtgaaaattagagctcttaatattaatattaagaggttcctcatcgcacttttctatttcccataagaataacatgggaaaaattttttttacgtcttctgatttttataagtagctaacgatgcgtcataggaataaatagcaggcatatttttgtagggaattgaatgctctacaaaaaaagattcttatcattttttgaggaatctatttgttccaaagttatttgaggttgaagtcgaattcatattaaattttgagattttctacttttccggcgaaactatcagacttattacaaaatgtcataggaccttttttgtagacaattttattccctaaaagttatttcttataaagttttttcgaattccgcattgttttctagttttttttattttaatgtcatgctcttaaaatcgatcagaagactatttttttatgagcatgacattaaaataaaaaaaactagaaaacaatgcggaattcgaaaaaactttataagaaataacttttagggaataaaattgtctacaaaaaaggtcctatgacattttgtaataagtctgatagtttcgccggaaaagtagaaaatctcaaaatttaatatgaattcgacttcaacctcaaataactttggaacaaatagattcctcaaaaaatgataagaatctttttttgtagagcattcaattccctacaaaaatatgcctgctatttattcctatgacgcatcgttagctacttataaaaatcagaagacgtaaaaaaaatttttcccatgttattcttatgggaaatagaaaagtgcgatgaggaacctcttaatattaatattaagagctctaattttcacaggcgtctttttttatctaaatgaaacttttgaacctgtttggaagaaaaaaaaaaaaatttgttattttttggatcaccctaatatatatatatatatatatatatatatatatatatatatatatatatatatatatatatatatatatatatatatatatatatattagggtggcgcaaaaaaaccgactattttttttttttcaatctcgcatgaaaatttgttggtttacgatgttttaagaagcctctccacaaatcagctcgataaaaaatttttaagaggtcgctcacgaattttgaaaatatcaaaaatgatcgaaattcggatttttattttaaaatttttctttttctcgtggcagcaatagtttatatttgtaaaatcatgactatgctgaaaatttcagtccaaaatttaaatatttaaacggcgctcaag encodes the following:
- the LOC130676388 gene encoding uncharacterized protein LOC130676388, whose translation is MMFLKFSFLFLIIVNFVDCDDIEESPESTELSVFHNDTKQLLELCFPDKLNPAVITVDLIDIMFEISINEVVNASIVTIDNDFKSTMMKWYYPNHPSYIVSTESDRQLKALLHEIKSTIIWSVKSLVFVVGENCRKAMKVLRMVWDIEALESFYICRDQVNKTTMVYTFNPYTDRAPKPWTRVKKKTGDNRWTLYRQTFKNDSESCQSYHFDKTRILDGYPVKGYARGSDISSNKFTPEGLSSQIGNPYFVFENIFSMLNVTPVMNYHLYNLVFDLLQPDDIKKILNNITYDVWMDLEPLDLPHYEYFDIIPLYSEEGFTIVTNSRTIPILDQIVDTCVIYFSRTHWRAQKIEEILTYGHVSLTTNEVDIPANDTIELSVMSTPTDLEIFHNETKQLLELCFSDKLNPAVITVDLIDIMFEISINEVVNASIVTIDNDFESTVMKWYYPNHPSYIVSAESGRKLKALLHEIKSSIIWNVESLVFVVGKNCGKAMEVLRMVWDIEALGSFYICRDQVNKTTMVYTFNPYTDRAPEPWTRVKKKTSDNRWTLYRQTFKNDSESCQSYHFDKTRILDGYPVKGRARRSEIPSLYSISSNEFTPEAFRSQVGNPYFVFDNIFSMLNVTPVINYNFVNRLTPDSDRSNKLFNNNNFDLWIDLKPLDLLYYEYLDIIPLYSEEGFTIATNSRTIPILDQSIINSILSKPYSISCYWY